One genomic region from Salinicola endophyticus encodes:
- the ptsP gene encoding phosphoenolpyruvate--protein phosphotransferase, whose product MLDTLRRIVQEVNGARSLDAALATMVRRIRKAMRTDVCSVYLFDRERERLVLMDTIGLRTQAVGVVALGLGEGLVGLVGQREEPLNLEDAPAHPHFRYFAETGEERFSSFLGVPIIHQRRMLGVLVVQQQEKRRFDEGDEAFLVTMAAQLAGVLAHALVSGALNRRAEPDGQAMFSGAPGSPGMAIGEIVVIAPPADLDSVPDLIPTDPEAEVAHLQAAIAHVREEIREAGARLASRISAQELALFDVYQQMLGDAALGNEVEKRIREGQWAPGALADVVRRHTQYLERVDDGYLRERAADIRDLGRRVLAHLQEGSERTASTYPENTILVGDEISAATLGEVPKDRLAALVSVRGSSNSHVAILARAMGIPTVLGMVDLPLPRINGAKAILDGHRGRLFVRPDPQLAQRYARLIKEERALAEVLEHEQHLPSQTPDGHAMPLLVNTGLAVDAVAQLKSRVSGVGLYRTEVPFMMNERFPSEQEQTRLYHEQLSSFAPLPVVMRTLDIGGDKDLPYFPINEANPFLGWRGIRVTLDHPEVLMVQLRAMLMASRGLDNLRILLPMITSVDEVDTALRLLSRARQELAEDGIEVASPKVGVMIEVPATLYQLAALAERVDFFSVGSNDLTQYLLAVDRNNARVASLYDACHPAVLNALSRLAAESQTLGVPASVCGELAGDPSGALLLMGMGFDALSMNAPSLPRVRAAIRRVGLDDAKALVQETLGLPTTAAVRAHLRQRLSDWQIAHLLPPQD is encoded by the coding sequence ATGCTCGATACCCTTCGCCGCATCGTTCAGGAAGTCAACGGCGCCCGCAGCCTGGATGCCGCGCTCGCCACCATGGTGCGGCGCATCCGCAAGGCGATGCGCACCGACGTCTGCTCTGTCTACCTGTTCGATCGCGAGCGCGAACGGCTGGTGCTGATGGATACCATCGGCCTGCGCACCCAGGCGGTGGGGGTGGTAGCGCTTGGGCTGGGCGAGGGGCTGGTGGGCCTGGTGGGGCAGCGCGAGGAGCCGCTCAACCTCGAGGACGCCCCGGCGCATCCACACTTTCGCTACTTCGCCGAGACCGGGGAAGAGCGCTTCTCCAGCTTTCTCGGGGTGCCGATCATCCACCAGCGCCGCATGCTCGGCGTGCTGGTGGTGCAACAGCAGGAGAAACGCCGCTTCGACGAGGGTGACGAGGCCTTCCTGGTGACCATGGCGGCCCAGCTCGCCGGGGTGCTGGCGCATGCGCTGGTCTCCGGCGCGCTCAATCGCCGCGCCGAGCCCGATGGCCAGGCCATGTTCTCCGGGGCGCCGGGCTCACCGGGCATGGCGATCGGCGAGATCGTGGTGATCGCGCCGCCGGCCGATCTCGACAGCGTGCCCGACCTGATTCCCACCGATCCGGAGGCCGAAGTCGCCCATCTGCAGGCGGCGATCGCCCATGTGCGCGAGGAGATTCGCGAAGCCGGGGCGCGGCTGGCCAGCCGCATCTCGGCCCAGGAGCTGGCGCTGTTCGATGTCTATCAGCAGATGCTGGGCGACGCCGCGCTGGGCAACGAGGTCGAGAAGCGCATCCGTGAGGGGCAGTGGGCCCCGGGCGCGCTGGCCGACGTGGTCCGACGCCATACCCAGTACCTCGAACGGGTCGACGATGGCTACCTGCGCGAGCGCGCCGCCGATATCCGCGATCTCGGCCGGCGGGTGCTCGCGCACCTGCAGGAGGGCAGCGAGCGGACCGCTTCCACCTATCCCGAGAACACCATTCTGGTCGGCGACGAGATCAGCGCCGCGACCCTGGGCGAGGTACCCAAGGATCGCCTGGCGGCGCTGGTCTCGGTGCGCGGGTCGAGCAATTCCCACGTGGCGATACTGGCGCGGGCCATGGGCATTCCTACGGTGCTGGGAATGGTCGATCTGCCGCTGCCGCGGATCAACGGGGCCAAGGCGATTCTCGATGGCCATCGTGGACGGCTCTTCGTGCGGCCCGACCCTCAGCTGGCGCAGCGCTACGCGCGGCTGATCAAGGAGGAGCGGGCGCTAGCCGAAGTGCTCGAGCACGAGCAGCACCTGCCCAGCCAGACGCCGGACGGCCACGCCATGCCTCTGCTGGTCAATACCGGGCTCGCCGTGGATGCGGTGGCACAGCTCAAGTCACGGGTCAGCGGCGTGGGGCTCTATCGTACCGAAGTGCCGTTCATGATGAACGAGCGCTTTCCCAGCGAGCAGGAGCAGACGCGTCTCTACCATGAGCAGCTGTCGAGCTTCGCACCGCTGCCGGTGGTGATGCGCACCCTCGATATCGGCGGCGACAAGGATCTTCCCTACTTTCCGATCAACGAGGCCAACCCCTTCCTCGGCTGGCGTGGCATTCGGGTGACACTGGATCATCCCGAAGTACTGATGGTGCAGCTGCGCGCCATGCTGATGGCGTCGCGCGGGCTCGACAATCTGCGCATTCTGTTGCCGATGATCACCAGTGTCGACGAAGTCGATACGGCGCTGCGGTTACTGTCGCGGGCGCGTCAGGAGCTGGCCGAGGATGGCATCGAGGTGGCCTCGCCCAAGGTCGGGGTGATGATCGAAGTGCCGGCGACGCTCTATCAGCTCGCGGCGCTGGCCGAGCGGGTCGACTTCTTCTCCGTCGGCAGCAATGACCTGACCCAGTATCTGCTGGCGGTGGATCGCAACAATGCCCGCGTCGCCAGTCTCTACGATGCCTGCCACCCGGCGGTGCTCAACGCGCTGTCGCGGCTCGCCGCCGAGAGCCAGACCTTGGGCGTGCCGGCTTCGGTGTGCGGCGAGCTGGCGGGAGACCCCTCCGGGGCGCTGCTGTTGATGGGCATGGGCTTCGACGCGCTGTCGATGAACGCGCCGAGCCTGCCTCGGGTGCGGGCCGCCATCCGCCGGGTCGGGCTCGATGACGCCAAGGCGCTGGTGCAGGAGACGCTGGGCCTGCCGACCACCGCGGCGGTGCGCGCCCACCTGCGCCAGCGGCTCTCCGACTGGCAGATTGCGCATCTGCTACCGCCGCAGGATTGA
- a CDS encoding NRDE family protein, protein MCLIVFDWQPDSDRPLRLAANRDEFHARPSAALHHWQDAPLLGGRDLEGGGTWLAATPGGRFAALTNVRDAHLATPARAPSRGELVTAALQAAEPQRWLQNLATAGAQRYAGFNLLLRVHDRLWVLHHGRDETTLSEVTPGLHGLSNAALNTPWPKLVRARKALRQALADGDWQTSMWQAMHDTRPAADAELPDTGVGLATERRLSPIFIVGETYGTRATTLVNATANGVIEIAERRYAGMGVPEGERVSESVSA, encoded by the coding sequence ATGTGTCTGATCGTCTTCGACTGGCAGCCGGATAGCGATCGGCCGCTGCGTCTTGCCGCCAACCGCGACGAGTTCCACGCCCGCCCCAGCGCCGCCCTGCACCACTGGCAGGATGCCCCGCTGCTCGGCGGCCGCGATCTCGAAGGCGGTGGCACCTGGCTGGCCGCCACCCCCGGCGGGCGCTTCGCCGCCCTGACCAACGTGCGCGATGCTCATCTGGCGACACCTGCGAGAGCCCCCAGCCGCGGCGAGCTGGTGACCGCCGCCCTGCAAGCGGCCGAGCCGCAGCGCTGGCTCCAGAACCTGGCCACCGCTGGCGCCCAGCGCTATGCCGGTTTCAATCTCCTGCTACGCGTTCATGATCGACTCTGGGTACTCCACCACGGCCGCGACGAGACCACCCTCAGCGAGGTCACGCCCGGCCTGCACGGGCTCTCCAACGCCGCGCTGAATACTCCCTGGCCCAAGCTGGTGCGCGCGCGAAAGGCGCTACGACAGGCTCTTGCCGATGGCGATTGGCAGACCTCGATGTGGCAGGCCATGCATGACACCCGCCCCGCCGCCGACGCCGAGCTGCCCGATACCGGCGTCGGCCTGGCGACCGAGCGCCGACTATCACCCATCTTCATCGTCGGGGAGACCTACGGCACCCGCGCCACCACGCTAGTGAACGCAACGGCGAACGGTGTCATCGAAATCGCGGAACGCCGCTACGCTGGCATGGGCGTGCCGGAGGGAGAGCGCGTGAGCGAATCAGTGTCAGCCTAG
- a CDS encoding porin, with amino-acid sequence MKKTLLATAIAGALGASAAAQAATVYNQDGTQLDIYGNIQIAYKSIETGSYDAAGRITGSDSEDELFDNGSTVGFSGQHVINPGLTGYFKAEFEHDADEEKINGGLKSGDQAYLGLKGNFGDVRLGSWDPLIDDWVQDPISNNEYFDNTDSTSDLGGIYGNNGVLGGAKADREGDKFQYMSPVWAGLQFAVGTQYKGDAEDEFETNDYSNQGSNASFFGGLKYAVGAFSVAAVYDDLDNYQLTNDTTGDKVEAKAYGVTAQYTIDTLRLSAKVEDSDLKINGESGDIMRYAVGARYGYALSDNFAGDLYGSYQYVDADENVAIATNRGAVDSDGNYAGDDNFNEFILGATYNISPAMYTFVEGALYDRTHDVGNGVAVGAVYSF; translated from the coding sequence ATGAAAAAGACGCTCTTAGCGACTGCTATTGCCGGTGCCCTGGGCGCCTCCGCTGCGGCTCAGGCGGCGACTGTCTACAACCAGGACGGCACGCAGCTCGACATCTACGGCAACATCCAGATCGCCTACAAGTCCATCGAGACTGGTAGCTATGACGCTGCTGGCCGTATCACTGGCTCCGATTCCGAAGACGAGCTGTTCGACAACGGCTCCACCGTCGGCTTCTCCGGCCAGCACGTCATCAACCCGGGCCTGACCGGCTACTTCAAGGCCGAGTTCGAGCACGACGCCGACGAAGAGAAGATCAACGGTGGCCTGAAAAGTGGCGACCAGGCTTACCTGGGTCTGAAGGGCAACTTCGGTGACGTTCGTCTGGGCTCCTGGGATCCGCTGATCGACGACTGGGTCCAGGATCCGATCTCCAACAACGAATACTTCGATAACACCGATTCGACCAGCGACCTGGGCGGCATCTACGGTAACAATGGCGTTCTTGGTGGTGCTAAAGCTGACCGTGAAGGCGACAAGTTCCAGTACATGTCTCCGGTCTGGGCTGGCCTGCAGTTCGCCGTTGGTACCCAGTACAAGGGCGACGCGGAAGACGAGTTCGAGACTAATGATTACAGCAACCAGGGCTCCAACGCTTCGTTCTTCGGTGGTCTGAAGTACGCCGTGGGTGCGTTCTCTGTCGCTGCTGTCTACGATGATCTGGACAACTATCAGCTGACCAACGACACGACTGGCGACAAGGTCGAGGCCAAAGCCTACGGTGTGACCGCGCAGTACACCATCGACACGCTGCGTCTGTCGGCCAAAGTCGAAGACAGCGACCTCAAGATCAACGGTGAAAGCGGCGACATCATGCGCTACGCCGTCGGCGCACGCTACGGCTACGCCCTGTCCGACAACTTCGCTGGTGACCTCTACGGTTCCTACCAGTACGTCGACGCTGACGAGAACGTTGCTATCGCCACCAACCGTGGTGCTGTCGACAGCGATGGCAACTACGCTGGCGACGACAACTTCAACGAATTCATCCTCGGCGCGACCTACAACATCTCGCCGGCGATGTACACCTTCGTTGAAGGCGCCCTGTACGACCGTACCCACGATGTGGGCAACGGCGTCGCTGTGGGTGCTGTCTACAGCTTCTAA
- a CDS encoding disulfide bond formation protein B, producing MQIKRWAAQASARQWCGLGLAMCCLMMAVALYLQYGVGLEPCPLCIFQRVAVIIAGCVFLVGLLHNPRRRGAIVYGVLALLAVAGGIIVAGRHVWLQTLPPDSVPSCGPGLDYMLGALPLWDVMSRVLSGSGECAAVEGALWGVTLPQWTLLGFAIMALIPLAMIVARLRGETATQPATAA from the coding sequence ATGCAGATCAAGCGGTGGGCGGCGCAGGCGAGCGCGCGCCAGTGGTGTGGGCTGGGACTGGCGATGTGCTGCCTGATGATGGCAGTGGCGCTCTATCTGCAGTATGGCGTTGGCCTGGAGCCGTGCCCGCTGTGCATCTTCCAGCGCGTGGCGGTGATCATTGCCGGCTGCGTCTTCCTGGTCGGCCTTTTGCACAATCCGCGCCGTCGCGGTGCCATCGTCTACGGCGTGCTGGCGCTGCTGGCGGTGGCCGGCGGCATCATCGTCGCCGGGCGCCACGTCTGGCTGCAGACGCTACCTCCGGATAGTGTGCCGAGCTGTGGACCTGGCTTAGACTACATGCTCGGCGCGCTGCCGCTGTGGGACGTGATGTCCCGCGTGCTCTCCGGATCGGGCGAGTGCGCCGCGGTGGAAGGCGCGCTGTGGGGCGTGACGCTGCCCCAGTGGACACTGCTGGGCTTCGCGATCATGGCGCTGATACCGCTGGCGATGATCGTCGCCCGCCTGCGCGGCGAGACGGCGACGCAACCGGCGACCGCGGCCTGA
- a CDS encoding RNA pyrophosphohydrolase, translating to MIDADGFRPNVGIIIANCDGQLLWARRAGQEAWQFPQGGIKAHESPQQALFRELEEEIGLKSHDVDVVACTRGWLRYRLPRRMVRTHSKPLCIGQKQKWFLLKIRCHDSRVCVDSTPKPEFDGWRWVSYWYPLGQVVSFKREVYRRALRELAPDFHRLALDEVT from the coding sequence GTGATAGACGCCGATGGCTTTCGGCCGAACGTTGGCATCATCATCGCCAACTGTGACGGCCAACTGCTCTGGGCGCGTCGGGCGGGTCAGGAAGCATGGCAATTTCCGCAAGGCGGTATCAAGGCCCATGAGTCACCGCAGCAGGCACTCTTCCGCGAGCTGGAGGAGGAGATTGGGTTGAAGTCCCATGATGTCGATGTGGTGGCCTGTACGCGAGGATGGCTACGTTACCGACTCCCACGGCGCATGGTGAGAACGCACTCGAAGCCGCTGTGCATTGGCCAGAAGCAGAAGTGGTTTCTGCTGAAGATCCGCTGCCATGACAGCCGAGTCTGCGTCGACAGCACGCCCAAACCGGAATTCGACGGCTGGCGCTGGGTCAGTTACTGGTATCCTCTGGGGCAGGTGGTCTCGTTCAAGCGCGAGGTCTACCGCCGCGCCCTGCGCGAACTGGCACCGGACTTTCATCGTCTGGCGCTGGACGAGGTGACCTGA
- the rsd gene encoding sigma D regulator, translating to MLEHCKTAQERWGGVHSLIDRWLEQRYDMLVTLVDLREVCESDLDAVTKARIDAFSEALMDYISAGHFEIYPQLREEAKAFDDHEALALADELLARVEDSTQLVLDFDNDYATPTRCQHHTARLPAWLERLGAGLVERFGLEDQLIARVHAVHAPNGESTGQRQANPVSS from the coding sequence ATGCTGGAGCACTGCAAGACGGCGCAGGAGCGCTGGGGCGGGGTCCATTCGCTGATCGATCGCTGGCTCGAGCAGCGCTACGACATGCTGGTGACCCTGGTCGACCTGCGCGAGGTGTGCGAAAGCGATCTCGATGCGGTCACCAAGGCGCGTATCGATGCCTTCAGCGAAGCGCTGATGGACTACATCAGCGCCGGTCACTTCGAGATCTACCCGCAGCTGCGCGAGGAGGCGAAGGCCTTCGATGACCACGAGGCGCTGGCGCTGGCCGACGAGCTGCTGGCGCGGGTCGAGGACTCGACCCAGCTAGTGCTCGATTTCGACAACGACTACGCCACGCCGACGCGCTGTCAGCACCACACCGCGCGCCTGCCGGCATGGCTCGAGCGCCTGGGTGCGGGGCTGGTGGAGCGTTTCGGCCTCGAAGATCAATTGATCGCCCGGGTCCATGCGGTGCACGCACCGAATGGCGAGTCGACGGGCCAGCGTCAGGCCAACCCCGTCTCCTCCTGA
- the lgt gene encoding prolipoprotein diacylglyceryl transferase produces the protein MLAYPDIDPVAVSLGPLKVHWYGLMYVVGFVGAWWLGRLRAARLGLKPDDIGDMLFYGALGVVLGGRLGYALFYGFDRLIENPLWVFQVWDGGMSFHGGLIGVLIASLLFARKHGLAFFQLTDFVAPLVPIGLGAGRIGNFINHELPGRVTDVPWALVFPGMGGQGRHPSSLYQFFFEGVVLFTILWLVSLTPRRRGFVSGLFLICYGCFRFLSEFFRQPDPQLGFIAFGWLTMGQLLSLPMILAGAALVGWSRRNAVDDARGERTAD, from the coding sequence ATGCTGGCCTATCCCGATATCGATCCCGTCGCCGTCTCGTTGGGACCTCTCAAGGTTCACTGGTACGGGCTGATGTATGTCGTCGGCTTCGTCGGTGCTTGGTGGCTGGGGCGTCTGCGCGCCGCCAGGCTAGGGCTCAAGCCCGATGATATCGGCGACATGCTGTTCTACGGCGCGCTGGGCGTAGTGCTGGGTGGGCGCCTGGGCTATGCACTGTTTTACGGATTCGACCGCCTGATCGAAAACCCGCTGTGGGTGTTCCAGGTCTGGGATGGCGGTATGAGCTTTCATGGCGGCCTGATCGGGGTCCTGATCGCCTCGCTGCTGTTCGCCCGCAAGCACGGGCTGGCCTTCTTCCAGCTCACCGATTTCGTCGCACCGCTGGTGCCGATCGGGCTGGGCGCCGGGCGTATCGGCAACTTCATCAATCACGAGCTGCCCGGCCGCGTCACCGACGTGCCCTGGGCCCTGGTGTTCCCCGGGATGGGGGGGCAGGGGCGGCATCCGTCATCGCTATATCAGTTCTTCTTTGAGGGTGTGGTACTGTTCACCATTCTCTGGCTGGTATCGCTGACCCCGCGCCGGCGCGGTTTCGTCTCCGGGCTCTTCCTGATCTGTTACGGCTGCTTCCGCTTTTTGTCGGAGTTCTTCCGTCAGCCGGATCCGCAGCTCGGTTTCATCGCCTTTGGCTGGTTGACCATGGGGCAGCTGTTGTCGCTGCCGATGATCCTGGCCGGCGCGGCGCTGGTGGGATGGTCGCGCCGTAATGCGGTCGACGACGCCCGCGGCGAGCGCACCGCCGACTGA
- a CDS encoding sulfite exporter TauE/SafE family protein, with protein sequence MLTAVLIYLLVGAIAGLLAGVFGIGGGIVMVPALVFTFLAQQVDPAVTAHLAVGTSLATIVVTGASSAWGHWRRGSVRRDWLRLMIPGLLVGGILGVLLASALPGAALTRLFGVFALVMALKMLLSRPPATQGRQPQRWPMAAAGAVIGGVSTLFGVGGGVMSVPWLSRFTQHMTEAVGTSAAIGLPIALIGTVTNVVVGWGEAGLPSGATGFVMWPAFLGLMVTSVPMARVGVKVAHALPAKVLRRIFALLLIVVGFKLMLG encoded by the coding sequence ATGCTGACCGCTGTCCTCATCTATCTGCTGGTGGGCGCCATCGCCGGGCTGCTGGCGGGTGTCTTCGGTATCGGTGGCGGTATCGTGATGGTGCCGGCGCTGGTCTTCACCTTTCTCGCCCAGCAGGTCGACCCGGCTGTGACTGCGCATCTGGCTGTGGGGACGTCGCTGGCGACCATCGTCGTCACCGGCGCCTCCTCAGCCTGGGGGCACTGGCGCCGGGGCAGCGTGCGCCGCGACTGGCTGCGGCTGATGATTCCGGGCCTGCTGGTCGGCGGTATTCTCGGCGTGCTGCTGGCCTCGGCATTGCCCGGGGCGGCGCTGACGCGGCTGTTCGGTGTCTTTGCCCTGGTCATGGCGCTGAAGATGCTGCTGTCGCGTCCGCCGGCCACCCAGGGTCGTCAGCCCCAGCGCTGGCCGATGGCCGCGGCGGGCGCGGTGATCGGCGGTGTCTCGACGCTGTTCGGGGTCGGCGGCGGGGTGATGTCGGTGCCGTGGCTGTCGCGCTTCACCCAGCACATGACCGAGGCGGTGGGTACCTCCGCTGCCATCGGCCTGCCGATCGCGCTGATCGGTACCGTGACCAATGTCGTGGTGGGCTGGGGCGAAGCCGGGCTGCCGAGCGGGGCGACCGGTTTCGTGATGTGGCCGGCGTTTCTCGGTTTGATGGTGACCAGCGTGCCGATGGCCCGGGTGGGAGTGAAAGTCGCCCACGCATTGCCTGCCAAGGTGCTGCGACGTATCTTTGCCCTCCTGTTGATCGTGGTCGGGTTCAAGCTGATGCTGGGCTGA
- a CDS encoding HAD family hydrolase, with protein MSLAIFDLDNTLISCDSDHAWGEFLIEQGAVDGDAYRQANDKYLRDYQAGQLDIMAYLAMALEPLTRHSEEQLNAWHQQFMACKIEPHVLPQAEELLAWHRQRGDHLLIITATNRFITGPIARRLGVDDLIAIEPERDGKRYTGRVAGIPSYREGKVTRLEQWLEEQPALTLDDAWFYSDSINDRFLLEKVPNPVAVDPDDALRSLAEEQGWRVITLRD; from the coding sequence TTGAGTCTGGCCATTTTCGATCTCGATAACACTTTGATCAGCTGCGACAGCGACCACGCCTGGGGCGAGTTTCTCATCGAGCAGGGCGCGGTCGACGGCGATGCCTACCGCCAGGCCAACGATAAGTACCTGCGGGACTATCAGGCGGGGCAGCTCGATATCATGGCCTACCTGGCAATGGCGCTCGAGCCGCTGACCCGGCACAGCGAAGAGCAGCTCAACGCCTGGCACCAGCAGTTCATGGCGTGCAAGATCGAGCCCCACGTGCTGCCCCAGGCCGAGGAGCTGCTCGCCTGGCACCGCCAGCGCGGCGACCATCTGCTGATCATCACCGCCACCAACCGCTTCATTACCGGGCCCATCGCCCGGCGCCTGGGCGTCGACGATCTGATCGCGATCGAGCCCGAACGCGACGGCAAGCGCTACACCGGACGCGTGGCCGGCATCCCCAGCTATCGTGAAGGCAAGGTGACAAGGCTCGAGCAGTGGCTCGAGGAGCAGCCCGCGCTGACCCTGGATGATGCCTGGTTCTACAGCGATTCGATCAACGATCGCTTTCTGCTCGAGAAAGTCCCCAACCCGGTGGCGGTCGACCCCGACGACGCTCTGCGTAGCCTGGCCGAGGAGCAAGGCTGGCGCGTGATCACCCTGCGCGACTGA
- a CDS encoding thymidylate synthase — protein sequence MRPYLDLMQRVLDSGIEKADRTGVGTLSVFGHQMRFDLSQGFPLVTTKKLHLRSIIHELLWFLRGDTNIAYLHEHNVTIWDEWADANGDLGPVYGYQWRSWPAPDGESIDQIARVVEQIRRHPDSRRHIVSAWNPALVDEMALPPCHALFQFYVAEGRLSCQLYQRSADIFLGVPFNIASYALLTHMVAQVCGLEPGEFVHTLGDAHLYLNHLDQARLQLSREPLPLPRLRLNPEIDDLFAFRFDDIAIEDYRSHPAIKAPIAV from the coding sequence ATGCGGCCTTATCTCGATCTGATGCAACGGGTGCTGGATAGCGGCATCGAGAAAGCCGACCGCACCGGTGTCGGCACGCTGAGTGTCTTTGGCCATCAGATGCGCTTCGATCTGAGCCAGGGTTTTCCGCTGGTGACGACCAAGAAGCTGCATCTACGCTCGATCATCCATGAGCTTCTGTGGTTCCTGCGTGGCGACACCAACATCGCCTATCTGCATGAGCACAACGTCACCATCTGGGACGAGTGGGCGGATGCCAACGGCGACCTGGGGCCGGTCTACGGCTATCAGTGGCGCAGCTGGCCGGCGCCGGACGGCGAGTCGATCGACCAGATCGCCAGGGTGGTCGAGCAGATCCGCCGCCACCCGGACTCCCGCCGGCATATCGTCTCGGCCTGGAATCCGGCCTTGGTCGACGAGATGGCGCTGCCGCCGTGTCATGCGCTGTTCCAGTTCTACGTCGCCGAGGGTCGGCTGTCGTGCCAGCTCTATCAGCGCAGTGCCGATATCTTCCTCGGGGTGCCCTTCAATATCGCCAGCTACGCGCTGCTCACCCACATGGTGGCGCAGGTCTGTGGTCTCGAGCCGGGGGAGTTCGTGCACACCCTGGGTGATGCGCATCTCTATCTCAATCATCTCGACCAGGCCCGGCTGCAGCTCAGCCGCGAGCCGCTGCCGTTGCCGAGGCTGCGACTCAACCCCGAGATCGATGACCTGTTCGCGTTCCGTTTCGACGACATCGCGATCGAAGACTACCGCTCCCACCCGGCGATCAAGGCGCCCATTGCCGTATGA
- a CDS encoding dihydrofolate reductase, with amino-acid sequence MSDLPPDSASRAELDTPVAMIAALSQNRVIGVDNQLPWYLPEDLKHFKALTLGKPLVMGRKTFESIGRPLPGRLNIVITRSSSYRHAGVRVCHDLAAALALADHQALIDGADEIMVMGGGEIYAQALPVASRLYLTEVAVTLDGDAHFPAFDAAEWQEVEREPGAAKPGQPDYAFVHYRRAGSAG; translated from the coding sequence ATGAGTGATTTACCCCCCGACAGCGCCTCGCGCGCCGAGCTCGATACCCCGGTGGCGATGATCGCCGCACTATCGCAGAATCGGGTCATCGGCGTGGACAACCAGTTGCCCTGGTATCTGCCCGAGGACCTCAAGCACTTCAAGGCGTTGACACTAGGTAAGCCGCTGGTCATGGGGCGCAAGACCTTCGAATCGATCGGGCGGCCTTTGCCCGGACGACTGAATATCGTGATCACGCGCTCGTCGAGCTATCGCCACGCGGGTGTTCGGGTCTGCCACGATCTGGCCGCGGCGCTGGCGCTCGCCGACCATCAGGCATTGATCGACGGTGCCGACGAGATCATGGTGATGGGCGGGGGCGAGATCTATGCCCAGGCGCTGCCTGTGGCATCGCGTCTCTACCTCACAGAGGTCGCGGTGACGCTCGACGGCGACGCACACTTTCCCGCGTTCGACGCCGCCGAGTGGCAAGAGGTCGAGCGCGAGCCCGGGGCTGCCAAGCCGGGCCAACCGGATTATGCTTTTGTCCACTACCGCCGGGCGGGAAGCGCTGGCTGA
- a CDS encoding ProQ/FINO family protein: protein MTERTQALLAEIERKIDASQAALEAERERSRTLASENRALKERLLALAELDPLIAGGHTHPEDPDGGTRVRGLGNLAFRRSRPREEGTDEASRRGPSPLQRLTSTPPAPTEVSAEPEAPTEPVASAPRATLASGASDAPESASASAASASSLPRASTDPAGDSNGAGGAEPTDSGSAQSTLAFGAEHEAPSPHALLAQWYKRYPKAFFKGHTRPLKTGIHLDLCACEPWPEKLVRRALACYVHLPRYLKSVREGARRVDLQGADSDVVSAEEAKHAKRQLEALQKKQQVKETRQRADKLDRKIGELLAKHGRHDS, encoded by the coding sequence TTGACGGAACGAACACAGGCGCTGCTGGCGGAGATCGAGCGCAAGATCGATGCCAGCCAGGCGGCGCTGGAGGCCGAGCGGGAACGCAGCAGGACGCTCGCATCGGAAAATCGCGCGCTCAAGGAGCGTCTGCTGGCGCTGGCCGAACTCGACCCCTTGATCGCCGGCGGCCACACCCATCCCGAAGATCCCGACGGCGGCACCCGGGTGCGCGGCCTGGGCAATCTGGCTTTCCGCCGCTCGCGGCCGCGGGAGGAGGGTACCGACGAAGCCTCGCGGCGGGGGCCTTCGCCGCTGCAGCGCCTCACCTCGACACCGCCCGCGCCAACCGAGGTTTCCGCTGAGCCGGAGGCCCCAACCGAGCCGGTGGCATCTGCGCCACGTGCGACGCTGGCGTCCGGCGCCAGTGACGCTCCGGAATCCGCCTCGGCGAGCGCTGCATCAGCGTCTTCGCTACCGCGGGCAAGTACCGATCCAGCCGGGGACTCGAATGGCGCAGGCGGTGCCGAGCCTACTGACTCGGGCTCTGCCCAGAGCACGCTGGCATTCGGCGCCGAGCACGAGGCGCCTTCGCCGCATGCGCTGCTGGCCCAATGGTACAAGCGCTACCCCAAGGCGTTCTTCAAGGGACATACCCGCCCGCTCAAGACCGGTATCCATCTCGATCTCTGCGCCTGCGAGCCCTGGCCCGAGAAGCTGGTGCGGCGGGCGCTGGCCTGCTATGTCCACCTTCCGCGCTATCTGAAGTCGGTGCGTGAGGGCGCGCGCCGGGTCGATCTGCAGGGCGCGGACAGCGACGTGGTCAGTGCCGAAGAGGCCAAGCACGCCAAGCGCCAGCTGGAAGCGTTGCAGAAGAAACAGCAGGTGAAGGAGACGCGCCAGCGCGCCGACAAGCTCGACCGCAAGATCGGCGAGCTGCTGGCCAAGCATGGCCGTCATGATAGCTGA